A genomic region of Methanosarcina thermophila TM-1 contains the following coding sequences:
- a CDS encoding DUF2795 domain-containing protein, with product MGKETKSEFIVELPMGAQKILQSMDFPVKRNEIIAQAKKSGALPDILRELGLLPDKQYNSAEEVAEELHMIYMGVPS from the coding sequence ATGGGAAAAGAGACTAAAAGCGAATTTATTGTAGAACTTCCTATGGGAGCTCAGAAGATATTACAGAGTATGGATTTTCCTGTAAAAAGGAACGAGATTATTGCCCAGGCAAAGAAGAGTGGAGCACTCCCGGACATTCTTCGGGAACTCGGCCTGCTACCGGACAAGCAATATAATAGCGCTGAGGAAGTCGCCGAAGAGCTTCATATGATTTATATGGGGGTTCCTTCCTGA
- a CDS encoding SAM-dependent methyltransferase encodes MTFKKSSKYDTDFVKENMMGPNSMKMLEEMAESLKFEKGMRVLDLGCGRALTSIFLAKEYDVTVFATDLWISATDNYERIRSMGLEDKIIPIHAEAHDLPFANEFFDLAVCVDAYHYFGIEENYLTEHLAPLVKKGGQIAVAVPGLKKEFTDGVPEELQPYWCEDMDLTLHSLDWWYNLWKKSDSVSIQECKELNCFEEAWQDWLSCDNDYARRDIGMMEAEGGNYFNLVSIIATKL; translated from the coding sequence TTGACTTTTAAGAAAAGCAGCAAGTATGATACTGATTTTGTTAAAGAAAATATGATGGGTCCAAACTCGATGAAAATGCTTGAAGAAATGGCAGAGTCTTTAAAGTTTGAGAAAGGCATGCGAGTACTTGATCTTGGCTGCGGGCGGGCACTGACCTCAATCTTCCTGGCAAAAGAATATGACGTTACTGTTTTTGCAACCGACCTCTGGATCAGTGCAACGGATAATTATGAGAGAATAAGGTCAATGGGGCTGGAAGATAAAATAATCCCAATACATGCCGAGGCGCACGACCTGCCGTTTGCCAATGAATTTTTTGACCTTGCCGTATGTGTGGATGCCTATCACTATTTCGGGATTGAGGAAAATTACCTGACAGAGCATCTTGCCCCGCTTGTAAAGAAAGGAGGGCAAATTGCAGTTGCAGTCCCCGGGCTGAAAAAGGAATTTACAGACGGGGTTCCGGAAGAATTACAGCCATACTGGTGTGAAGATATGGATTTAACTCTCCACTCACTCGACTGGTGGTACAATTTATGGAAAAAATCCGATTCAGTAAGCATTCAGGAGTGCAAGGAGCTAAATTGTTTTGAGGAAGCCTGGCAGGATTGGCTTTCATGTGACAATGACTACGCCCGCAGGGATATTGGAATGATGGAAGCCGAAGGTGGGAATTACTTTAATCTTGTCTCAATAATAGCTACTAAGCTGTGA
- a CDS encoding transglutaminase-like domain-containing protein, with translation MNKMYTESDNLQDYLKKSEVINYDHRLIVEKCLELQKGTGDEISLIKKVYEFVRDEIHHSGDIGAQEVNCTASEVLEAGHGICCAKAHLLAAMLRFFGVPVGFCYQKLSSSRDVNRKFLHGLNAVYLKDLDKWIRLDARGNKPGIDAQFSILEEKIAKPARKEFGEEDSHIIFADPNPTVVEILKKSNNMEELWMQWELGLRDLFQD, from the coding sequence ATGAATAAGATGTACACTGAAAGCGATAACCTTCAGGACTACCTCAAAAAGAGTGAAGTCATAAACTATGACCACAGGCTGATTGTTGAGAAGTGCCTTGAACTGCAGAAAGGCACAGGCGACGAGATCAGCCTGATTAAAAAGGTTTATGAATTCGTTCGGGATGAGATTCATCACTCCGGCGATATAGGGGCACAGGAAGTTAACTGTACAGCATCAGAGGTTCTGGAGGCGGGTCACGGGATATGCTGTGCTAAAGCTCACTTGCTTGCAGCCATGCTGAGATTTTTCGGGGTTCCAGTCGGATTCTGCTATCAGAAACTTTCCTCAAGTCGCGATGTTAACAGGAAGTTCCTGCACGGCTTAAACGCTGTATATTTGAAAGATCTGGATAAATGGATAAGATTGGATGCAAGAGGTAACAAGCCAGGCATAGACGCTCAGTTTTCCATACTCGAAGAAAAGATTGCAAAACCAGCCCGCAAAGAGTTTGGGGAAGAAGATAGCCACATAATATTTGCAGACCCTAATCCTACTGTTGTTGAAATATTAAAGAAAAGTAATAACATGGAAGAAT
- a CDS encoding PRC-barrel domain-containing protein yields the protein MSKEFAKNLFNKQVMATDGTEIGVLSNIVVEIRGGNIIDMMVTPNPNFDTTRYRKEDNFILIPFDSVSAIKDYIIIDKMKAKA from the coding sequence ATGTCAAAGGAATTTGCAAAAAACCTCTTTAATAAACAGGTAATGGCTACCGACGGAACCGAGATAGGAGTACTGAGCAATATCGTAGTTGAGATCAGGGGAGGAAACATTATTGACATGATGGTTACCCCTAATCCCAATTTTGACACAACGAGATACAGGAAGGAGGATAATTTTATCCTGATTCCTTTCGATTCCGTTAGTGCAATAAAAGACTACATAATAATCGACAAGATGAAAGCAAAAGCGTAA
- a CDS encoding DUF6326 family protein, producing the protein MEDWKIKVSVLWLFASIAFLAHQILLLMEPGIIANLMAGEAEGQKIVPELILLFAILMLIPMLMAFLSLTLKDSINRRLNIIVGAIFAVIWLVGVVDAVQSAYWGGALMTFSAVAASALIIWYAWKSKQIA; encoded by the coding sequence CTGGAAGATTGGAAAATAAAGGTTTCTGTGCTCTGGCTCTTTGCGTCAATTGCCTTTCTGGCTCATCAGATACTGTTGCTTATGGAGCCGGGTATAATAGCAAATCTAATGGCGGGAGAAGCAGAAGGTCAGAAAATAGTGCCTGAGTTGATACTGTTATTTGCAATCTTAATGCTAATTCCGATGTTGATGGCTTTCCTATCCCTGACCTTGAAAGATTCGATAAACCGCCGCCTAAACATTATCGTGGGCGCAATATTTGCTGTCATCTGGTTAGTTGGCGTAGTTGATGCAGTACAATCTGCATATTGGGGCGGGGCACTAATGACGTTTTCAGCAGTCGCGGCTTCGGCATTGATTATCTGGTATGCGTGGAAGTCAAAACAGATAGCTTGA